The proteins below come from a single Desertibacillus haloalkaliphilus genomic window:
- a CDS encoding divalent metal cation transporter — NLYLHSSISQTRKIDRSSNKSIKEAIRFTTWDSNIQLTGAFVVNSLLLIVGAALFFGHGSDLEAFGDLFNALNNKEIVGAIASPVLSMLFAVALLASGQNSTITGTLTGQIIMEGYT, encoded by the coding sequence CAACTTGTACTTGCACTCATCAATCTCACAAACACGTAAGATTGACCGTTCATCAAACAAGAGTATTAAGGAAGCGATTCGCTTTACGACTTGGGATTCAAATATCCAATTGACGGGAGCGTTCGTCGTTAATTCATTGCTATTGATCGTCGGAGCAGCTTTGTTCTTCGGTCACGGCTCAGATTTGGAAGCCTTTGGTGATTTGTTCAACGCCTTGAACAACAAGGAAATCGTTGGTGCCATTGCGAGTCCTGTCTTGAGTATGTTGTTCGCGGTTGCCTTGTTGGCATCAGGACAAAACTCAACGATTACTGGAACGTTGACTGGTCAAATCATCATGGAAGGTTACAC